The following are encoded together in the Vigna angularis cultivar LongXiaoDou No.4 chromosome 9, ASM1680809v1, whole genome shotgun sequence genome:
- the LOC108347731 gene encoding DNA-directed RNA polymerase III subunit RPC6 isoform X2: protein MSILQGKRKRQDLASALSASMTNEERVIYNIIRGKKEMGIWQGDIKRETNIPDSILKKSIKLLISKTLIKEVVNIQNKSKKVLMAMEFEPSKEITGGEWYTEGRLDTQLIDALSDVCLKLISRKKIATRDAILEWTRTLGNEVFPGGVSPGQVEQILKVLVMENKLQEVNSTGFGDFSSVPAGEVCFRWVSSVSIWSSIGNIPFGCFVLWLEMPNPPLGGVCEIAH from the exons ATGAGCATCTTGCAAGGGAAACGGAAGCGCCAAGACCTGGCTTCTGCACTCTCTGCGTCGATGACGAACGAGGAGCGGGTGATTTACAATATCATTCGCGGGAAGAAGGAGATGGGGATATGGCAAGGGGACATCAAAAGAGAAACCAACATCCCTGACAGCATATTGAAGAAATCGATCAAGTTGCTAATCTCCAAGACTCTTATCAAGGAAGTTGTGAACATCCAAAACAAGTCCAAGAAGGTGTTGATGGCCATGGAATTCGAGCCCTCTAAGGAGATCACTGGTGGAGAGTGGTATACCGAAGGCAGGCTCGACACACAGCTCATCGATGCTCTGTCTGATGTCTGCTTGAAGCTTATTTCTCGGAAAAAGATCGCTACCCGCGATGCAATCCTCGAGTGGACTAGAACCTTAGGAAATGAGGTTTTTCCTGGTGGAGTCAGTCCAGGACAGGTGGaacaaattttgaaagttttggTTATGGAAAATAAGTTACAAGAGGTGAACAGCACTGGCTTTGGGGATTTTTCATCTGTTCCTGCTGGTGAAGTTTGTTTTAG GTGGGTTTCCTCGGTTTCAATCTGGAGTTCAATTGGAAATATACCATTTGGATGTTTTGTATTATGGCTTGAGATGCCTAATCCTCCGCTGGGAGGGGTATGTGAGATTGCACACTGA
- the LOC108347731 gene encoding DNA-directed RNA polymerase III subunit RPC6 isoform X4: MSILQGKRKRQDLASALSASMTNEERVIYNIIRGKKEMGIWQGDIKRETNIPDSILKKSIKLLISKTLIKEVVNIQNKSKKVLMAMEFEPSKEITGGEWYTEGRLDTQLIDALSDVCLKLISRKKIATRDAILEWTRTLGNEVFPGGVSPGQVEQILKVLVMENKLQEVNSTGFGDFSSVPAGEVCFRLAKKVGFLGFNLEFNWKYTIWMFCIMA, encoded by the exons ATGAGCATCTTGCAAGGGAAACGGAAGCGCCAAGACCTGGCTTCTGCACTCTCTGCGTCGATGACGAACGAGGAGCGGGTGATTTACAATATCATTCGCGGGAAGAAGGAGATGGGGATATGGCAAGGGGACATCAAAAGAGAAACCAACATCCCTGACAGCATATTGAAGAAATCGATCAAGTTGCTAATCTCCAAGACTCTTATCAAGGAAGTTGTGAACATCCAAAACAAGTCCAAGAAGGTGTTGATGGCCATGGAATTCGAGCCCTCTAAGGAGATCACTGGTGGAGAGTGGTATACCGAAGGCAGGCTCGACACACAGCTCATCGATGCTCTGTCTGATGTCTGCTTGAAGCTTATTTCTCGGAAAAAGATCGCTACCCGCGATGCAATCCTCGAGTGGACTAGAACCTTAGGAAATGAGGTTTTTCCTGGTGGAGTCAGTCCAGGACAGGTGGaacaaattttgaaagttttggTTATGGAAAATAAGTTACAAGAGGTGAACAGCACTGGCTTTGGGGATTTTTCATCTGTTCCTGCTGGTGAAGTTTGTTTTAGGTTGGCGAAAAAG GTGGGTTTCCTCGGTTTCAATCTGGAGTTCAATTGGAAATATACCATTTGGATGTTTTGTATTATGGCTTGA